Genomic window (Thomasclavelia spiroformis DSM 1552):
GAGCAGCTTTTGATCAAAATTTTGTACTAAAACACAAAATGATAAAAAATATTAAGGAAATAGAAAAATTACGTGGTAGTAAATATGTACAAAGTGATATAAATGATACTTATCAAAGTATTAAAAATAATTTATTAGATGGAAAGAAAGTATTATTTTCTGGAACGCCTTGTCAAATTGGTGGATTATATGCAGTATTGGGAAAAAATTATGATAATTTAATTACAGTAGATTTGGCTTGTCATGGAGTTGCATCACCAAAAGTATGGGAAGAATATGTCAAATATAGAGAAAAAAAATCTGGTAAATATATAACAAATATTTCATTTAGAGATAAACGTAGTGGTTGGAAAAAATATTCAGTTACTTTTAAATTTAGTGATGGAACAGAATATTCAAAACCACTGACAGAAGATTTATACATGAGAGGTTTTTTATCTCATATTTTCTTTAGAAAATCTTGTACAAACTGTTCATTTAAAAATATACACAGACAATCTGATTTAACACTAGCAGATTATTGGGGAATTGAAAAGGACTATCCTAAAAAAAATGATAATAAGGGAGTATCACTAGTGATGATTCATTCAGAAAAAGGTAAACAAATTTTTTCTGAATTATATAACAGTATGGATGTATTTTTGGTTGATTATAAAAATTCTACTATTGAAAATAAATCATTGCTACAATCTATAAAAATAAATAATTTAAGCCAAAAATTTTATAAAGATTTAAAAAAACTACCATTTAATACATTAATTGAAAAATATTGCGGGAATAAAATTACTAGTAAGTTTAGACGAAAAATAGCTCAAATGCGTCAATAAAATGGAGTAGGAAGATGACAGAAAGTAGAACAAAAAAAACATTAAGAAATACATGGTTTTCTTTCATTTATAAAATATCAGATGTAGTATTAGCATTTATTCTTAGAACAATCTTTATACACACTCTTGATAAGGCATATTTGGGCTTAAATGGATTATTTACAAATATTATGACGGTGCTATCTTTAATGGAGTTAGGAGTTGGTTCGGCAATAGTATTCTCTCTTTATAAACCTTTGGCAGAAAAAGATGGTGGAAAAATTGCGGCATTAATGCAAATTTATAAAAAAACTTATAATATAATAGGTATACTTGTATGTGTAGTAGGTTTAGTAATAACACCATTTTTGAAATATATTGTTAATTTACCAAATAATGTAAGCGATATTTATTTGATTTATTGGTTATCAATTGCTAATACTGCTGTAACGTACTTTTTAGCATATAGACGATCATTATTAATGGCTGATCAAAGAAATGATATTAATATTAAGAATCAAATTATTTTCCGTTTTACAAGATTTATTGCTTTAGCAATTATTTTAGTCACAACTCATAACTTTATTTTGTATTTGATAGCAGATGTTATTAATACACTGATTTCTAATATTAGTATAACATGCACAATAAAAAAGAAATATGCATATGTAGATAAAGCTGTAATTGAGCCTTTAACAAAAGAAGAAAAGCAAGATATAACTAAATATATGGCTTCAGGCATTTTTTCGAAAATAGGGCAAACTATTGTAACAAGTACAGATAATATAATTATTTCAACTTATCTAAATACTTTACTTGTTGGGATTTATTCAAATTATAGTATGGTTATCAATGGATTTGATACAATGATTTATTTGTTTTTTTCAAATATTACAGCTTCTATTGGTAATTTTGCCTTAAAAAAAGAAAAAGAAGATTCAGAAAAATTATTTAAGAAAATTAATTTTGCGAATTATTTGCTAGCATTTATTGTCACAATATGTATGTATAGTCTTATATCACCTTTTATTGAAATGTGGCTTGGGAAGGATTTTTTATTATCAGAAATTACTGTAACAATAATTGTTCTTAATTTTTATATTTCAATTAATCAATATTGTATTGCAAATTTTATGGGAGCTGTAGGAAAATTATATTACATAAATCGTTATAGAAGTCTTATAGAGGGTATAGTTAATTTATTTTCATCAGTTATATTAGTAAAATATACTAATCTTGGAATAACTGGAGTTTTTCTTGGAACAACAATATGTTTTTTAAGCGGACGTGTTTGGATGGATGCACATACAATATATAAGCATTGGTTTAAAACGTCATTTAATAACTATTTAAAAATGTATATTAAGCGACTTGTATTTTGTTTTGTAATTGCGCTATGTAGTAAATATATTATAAAAAAATTTCTTTATTTAGTTGGATTAAATTTCTTTACATGGTTATGCTCAGCTTTAATTTGTTTAATTATATCTGGGACAGTATTGATTCTAGTTTATGCGAAAACTGACGAATTTAAATATTATCTTAATTTAATTAGGAATATAAAAAATAAAATATAACATTGGAGGGAGACCTAAATGACACAATTTAAAGATAAAACATTATTAATTACCGGAGGAACTGGTTCCTTCGGTAATGCAGTATTAAACAGATTTCTAGAAACTGATATCAAAGAAATCAGAGTGTTTTCTAGAGATGAATTAAAACAGGATAATATGAGACATGAATATCAGGCTAAATATCCTGATGTTTTTCATAAACTTAAGTTTTATATCGGTGATGTTCGTGATATAAACAGTATTAAAAATGCAATGCATGGTGTTGATTATGTCTATCATGCTGCAGCTTTAAAACAGGTACCATCTTGTGAGTTTTTTCCAATTGAAGCTGTTAAAACAAACGTTTTGGGTACTGAAAATGTCTTAACTGCAGCAATTGAAAGTGGAGTCAAAAGAGTAGTATGTCTATCAACAGATAAAGCAGCTTATCCTGTAAATGCAATGGGAACAAGCAAGGCAATGATGGAAAAAGTAATCGTAGCTAAGTCTAGAACAGTAGATCCAGATAAAACAGCAATCATGTGTACAAGATATGGAAATGTATTAGCATCAAGAGGTAGTGTAGTACCTCTTTTTATTAACCAGATAAAAGAAGGAAATGATTTAACTGTAACCGATCCAACGATGACAAGATTTGTAATGACATTGGAAGAAGCGGTAGATTTAGTATTATTTGCATTTGAAAACGGAGAAAGTGGAGATATCTTTGTACAGAAGGCACCAGCATGTACAATTGAAGTATTAGCTAAGGCGGTAAAGGAATTGTTTAATGCCGATAATGAAATTAAAGTAATTGGAATTAGACATGGTGAAAAGATGTATGAAACACTATTAACAGATGAAGAATGTGCCAATGCAATTGACTTGGGAAATTTCTATCGAGTACCGGCTGATAAAAGAGATTTGAACTATGACAAATATTTCTTTGAAGGAATGGTGAAAAATACATTAACACAGTTCAATTCAAATAATACAAGACTGATGACCTTAAAAGAAGTAAAAGAAAAATTAATGGAAGTCAAGTTAGTAAGAGATGAACTGAATGAATGGGAGAATAAATAAAATGAAAATCTTAGTAACAGGAGCTAAAGGTTTTGTGGGACAAAATCTTGTGGCTTCATTAAAAAATATCAAAGATGGTAAAGATCGAACTAGACCATCATTAAATATTGAAGATATCTATGAATATGATACCGACAGTGATGAATCACTGTTAGATACATACTGTAAAGACTGTGATTTTGTCTTTAATTTAGCTGGAGTTAATCGTCCTAAAGACCAAAGTGAATTTATGAAAGGTAACTTTGGTTTTGCCAGTAGGCTGTTAGATACATTAAAGAAATATGATAATAAATGTGGTGTGATGCTTTCATCATCTATTCAGGCAACATTGATTGGGCGATATGCAGACAGTGATTATGGAAAAAGTAAACTTGCAGGTGAAAATCTGTTTTTTGATTATGCAAATGAAATAGGTACAAAAGTATATGTATATCGTTTTCCTAATCTGTTTGGTAAGTGGTGCAGACCAAATTATAACAGTGCGGTAGCAACATTCTGTTACAATTATGCTCATGATTTAGAGATTCAGGTAAATGATGCAAGTGTTGAACTTGAATTATTATATATTGATGATCTAATTAATGAAATGCTTGATATTTTAGAAGATAAAGAACATCATTGTATATTTGACGGAGTTGATGCAATTGAAGATAAAGACGGAAAATACTGTTATGTACCGACAACTCATAAAGCAACATTAGGTCATATTGTTGAACTGTTAGACAGCTTCAAAGCACAGCCAAATACCTTAGTTATGCCGGAAATTCCAAACAACAGTTTTGCAAAGAAACTGTACAGTACATATTTATCATACTTACCAGAGGAAAAAACAATATTTCCTTTGAAGATGAATATCGATGAAAGAGGAAGTTTTACAGAATTACTTAAAACAAAAAACTGTGGACAGTTTTCAGTCAATATCAGTAAACCAGGGATCACAAAAGGACAGCACTGGCATCACAGCAAGTGGGAGTTCTTTATTGTCGTATCGGGACATGGACTGATTCAGGAAAGAAAGATAGGTAGTGATGAAGTAATTGAGTTTGAGGTATCAGGTGATAAGATTGAAGCAATTCATATGTTACCAGGATATACACATAACATCATTAATTTATCAGATAGTGAAGATCTAGTAACAGTAATGTGGGCAAATGAATCATTTGATCCTGATCATCCTGATACCTATTATGAGGAGGTATAACTAATGGAAATAACTACAGATTATTCAAATGTTAAATGGCAAGAAAATGATAAATTAAAATTATTGATTATTGTAGGAACTAGACCTGAAATTATTAGATTAGCTGCTGTAATTAATAAATGTCGTAAATACTTTGACTGTATCTTAGCTCATACTGGTCAAAACTATGATTATAATTTAAATGGGATCTTCTTTCATGATTTAAAACTGGATGATCCTGATGTCTATATGAATGCAGTTGGTGATGATCTTGGTGCAACTGTTGGCAATATCATCAACTGTTCTTATAAGCTTATGAATCAAATCAAACCAGATGCATTGCTTATCTTAGGGGATACTAACAGCTGCTTAAGTGCCATCAGTGCTAAAAGATTGCATATCCCTATCTTTCATATGGAAGCTGGAAACAGATGCAAGGATGAATGTCTGCCAGAAGAAACAAATCGAAGAATCGTTGATATTATTTCAGATGTCAATCTGGCATACAGTGAACATGCAAGAAAATACTTACATGAATGTGGACTGCCAAAAGAAAGAGTATATGTAACAGGTTCACCGATGGCCGAAGTATTACATAATAATCTAGAACAGATCAAATCATCAAAGATCTTAGAAAAACTGAGTCTAAAAGAAAAAGGCTATATTTTATTAAGTGCTCATCGAGAAGAAAATATCGATACTGAAAAAAACTTCTTATCGCTGTTTAATGCTATCAATAAAATGGCAGAAAAATATGATATGCCAATATTATATTCATGCCATCCAAGAAGCAAAAAAAGACTAAAAGAATCAGGATTCAAACTAGATTCAAGAGTAATTCAACATGAACCGTTAGGATTTCATGACTACAATAACTTACAGATGAATGCCTTTGCAGTAGTAAGTGACAGTGGAACATTACCAGAAGAAAGCAGTTTTTTTACATCAATAGGGAAATCGTTTCCAGCGATCTGTATACGAACAAGTACAGAAAGACCAGAAGCGTTAGATAAAGCGTGCTTTATCTTAGCAGGGATAGATGAAAAATCATTATTACAGGCAGTAGATGCAGCAGCAGAGATGAATGATAATAGTGATATAGGAATACCGGTACCTGACTATATAGAAGAGAATGTAAGTACAAAGGTAGTAAAACTGATACAGTCATATACTGGAGTAGTTAATAAGATGGTATGGAGAAAATATTAATGTTAACCTAGTTTAAGACTAGGTTATTTTTTTGCTTGGTAAACATGTTGTACATTTATTGTGATTTAAAGAATATGAGCGTATAAAATTAAAAATAAGATTTATCGAGATATATTAAAGATTGAAATTCAACTAAAATTTTATTGTAAATATATAATGTAGCGGTGGTAAGCAAATATAATAAGGCAATTTAAAATAACCTAGGGTTTTAGACACTAAATCAAAACGGGGTAAAAAGTCACTCAGTTTTTTGCATCTTTCAGTCTCATATATTATATTTATCTAAAACATTTAATAAAAGTGCCTTTTTATTGGATTTGCATTAGATGATAATATGAATTAAGACTATATAATTAAAAAACATTTTAAATTATTATCATTGTAGGATAGGATGTTTTTATTTTAATAAAAAGTGTAAGGCGCGCAGGTCCTTACACAACGTATGTATATATTAGAATAAATATGTTTTGTTGTAAAGGTTTATTTGTATTTTTATCAATATTTTTGATAAAATTTATGTTAAAGAGCTACAACCTGTATAAATTAAAAGAATTATAGAAAATAACCTATAATTCTTTTAATTTAGAAACAACATCAAGATTTATACTGTATTTATATGGTTTGTGTTGTTGATCAATTTTAATAATATTATTTTCATGATTAATTTTTTTGATTATTGCTCGAATGCTTTGTTCGCTGTAGTTAGTGATTTTAACAAGTTGCGTCATTGTAAAACCTTCAATCCCAAATAATGTGACTTGTAAAATTAATTCAACTAATGACTGGTATTTAGAATCAACGTATTTACATAATTTTTTTACCGTATAATTGTACACATTAATCGTATCTTCAATTTTTTCTTTCAATTCTTGAAGACCTGATAAATATATTTCTAAAAAATAAATGATAAAAACAGTTAAATCACTTTTATTTCTAATATCATTTGTCAAAGTGAAGGCTTCATAATATTTTTTGTTATTATGTGTGCAAGCAATAGAAAACTGAAGTGCACATAATATATTTAAATGATTAGCTAAATAACCACTTGCTAAAAATCTACCCATTCTGCCATTACCATTATAAAAAGGATGAATATATTCAAATAAATAATGAAACACAGCAATTCTTATTAAAAAATTAATATTTTCATTATTAAGTATTTTTAATGATTTTTCAATCATGTCAATAATATTATTTTCTCCCACAATTCCTTGATGAATAACTTTAGTTCCAGAACTAATTTCAACACTACCTTTTCTAAATATCACACCATCAGGTTTATCTTTTTCATCTTCGTTGATAACATCTTCAAGAAGAATTTCATCATACAATGCTCTAATATCCGATACTGAATTTAATTTTAGAAATTGTTCTTTCCTTAGTTTTTCATATTTATTAATCATTCCTGAAAATCTTTTATAATTTTTAGGAGTATTATTAATAAGCATATCTTTTAATTCTTTTCGTGTACTATATATCCCCTCCATTTGATTAGAACTTCTAATTTCCTCGACAAGGGTGCTAATGATTAAATATTCTTTTGCTAAATTTGGTAATGCATCAGAAGCCATAGTTTTTTCTAACCATGTATTTAGCATATAGATTTTATCAAGCAAAGATAAAATTTCATCATTGATTAAGTAAAAACATTCATATTCGTTATTTAATTTTATTTCTAAATGATTAGTTGTTTCACTATTAAATCTTTTAAAATATAATTCATTACATTTGTTTTCATCAATATGAAACATCTTTTTTAATTGTATATATTTCATAATATTTTCCTCTTTTTTTATATTATTATCATAACATATGAAAATAATCAAACATTTTTTTCATATGTTATATTTTTAACTATTAATATATACTATTTTTCTTATAAATTTATAATTAAAAATACCTAAAAGGTACTATTTATGAAAAATAGATAATAGATTTGATTAGTGTATAGTCTAAAAACTAAATATCTTGATTTGTTTATCTAAATTATTAAGAAGATCAACAATTTATTAATACGTTTAATGATTTACGGTTATAAACTTAATAATCAAGATATTAAAAATATTAGTGAATGTTCTATACTTAAAGTTAACTATATAAAATTCAAGTGATTTTTATGAAAAAGTTTGAAAATATTTAAATGCTGAGTTTTATAAGTTAACTAATAAGTTTTTTGAAAAGTGAATATTGATTTGTAGTTTTTGGGCATGACAAAAACAATCTTTACAGGCTTATTTTTAAAATTTGTATATAGCTATTTATTATCTTAATGGTTCATGATTAAATTCTTGATCTGTAGATAAGAGGTGATAAATAATTTTAAGCAATTTCCTTACACAATGTCCTTGAGCACAACGATGTCCTTTACCTTGGGAAATTTTTAATTGATAGTATTGTTTAAATACAGGGTTATGATTAATCACAGGAAGTATAATTTGATATAAGGTCTTCCTTAAATATTTCGATCTTTTCTTGGTAATTGCCTTATGTTGTGCATTAAATTGACTTGATTCGTAGTGTAAGGGAGCGACTTCTGCAAATTTTATGATTCGAGAAGATTTAGAATAGTTGTATCAGTGCAGTATCTTATCGCATAAGAAAGATTTATCACGATTTTGACTATGTTTAACAGGGAAAATATAAAAAAATAGGCGAAGGTTAATACAAACATAAAATGTTCGTAGAGCTATAAAATAAGGCTTTGCAGATATTTAAAAATGTTTAAAAAGAAATCTAAGATTTAAAGATAGTTTAATGATTAATGATTTTAAAAATTATAATAAAAAGGTGTGAGGCGCGCAGGTCCTCACACAACGTACCACTATATTACTATAGATTTTACTTTTTGTAAAGATTTATTTTATATTTTTACACATAAAAATTGTAAAATCAAATGTAGTATTATAAGTGCGATTAATTTTTCTAATTATATTTTTTATTTCTTTTTTTAAACGAATGGAAGTATTTGAATCGTTCAAAAGAAATGATGCCCAGGCTGAAATACCATAATAACCGATAAAATAAATCGAATAACTATATCCTTTAACATGATAAGGAGATTTTTTGCCAAGAATATTTGAATGATGTGATATCTTATTTCTAAGCATTTGGATTGCTTTTAAATATGTTCTACATGGATCAAAAGCTGAAGTAGCTTTTTTATAACTTTTTCCTTTCATAAATTCGTTAAGTTTCGCAGTTGTAAAGCATTCAATTAGTCTTACTAAAGTACCAAAGCTAACATAATTAATAATAACCCAAAGAGGTATTATTTTTTGATAATCATTAAGATGATGTTTTATAGCCGGATCTTCTTTCATTTTATATATATCATTGAAAAGCTGCTTACTAATATTCTTATTAAAATTAGTATCAGCTATAAATTTGATACGATTATCATTTTTACAATAATTTTCTTCTAAAATCACTGTTTTGTTTGTTTCATCTAATTTAAAAGTTACTCCATCATTTTCATGGCAAAGATTAGCAATATGAGCACGTAGTGACTGTTCGATAGTTCTAATTTCATTAAAAAATAGAAAAGATAACTCTTTATCTAATTCATATAAAGCAATTAGTTCATTTGAACGATGATTATTATAATTATCCATTGTTTTATCATAATTATCTAATAGAAATCTATAGCTTGTTAAATGATAATAGGTTGTCTTTTTCTTAAGAAAATCATAAAGCATTTTAGAATCATCTAAGATAAGATTTCTATTTTCTAGTTTTTGTATACGATTTTTGATATCTAAAGATTTTTTATGAATTCTAGTTGTATTCATGTATATAAATCACTTCCTTATGGAAATTATATCATTTTATAATTCTATAATCTAATATATGTTTAATTTTGCAAAAGAAAATACAATAATTAGACTAATTGAAATTTAACTTCCACTGATGATAACAGAGGAGGGAGGATTAGTTTTACAATTTATAATTTTAAAGATGGTTTAATGTTATAAATTATAGTAAAATAATTATATAAATATTGATGATATGGTGATTTAAGATGAAGAATGTTTTAGTGATAGGAAATGGTTTTGATATAGCACATGGTTTATATACTAAATATATTGATTTTTATAATTTTTGTAATGCAATAAAAAGAGTTATTAATGATAAAAAAGAAATAGCTATAAGAGAAGATATAAAAGAAGAATTATTAAGATCTGAATTTATGAAATCAACAGCTAATATTATTAATAATAAAAAGATAGTTAATGATGAGGTATTAGAGAAAATGATGAATATTTGTAAAGATAATTACTGGTTAAATTGTATTGAAGAACGTAATTTATCTAATGATCCTCACTGGTTTGATATTGAAGGAGTTATTGCTGATGAGATTTCTAAATTGTCATATGTGACCAATAATTTTGATAAAATAGCTTTTTCTCGGCATAATGTAATTTCAAATGAAAATAGAGAAATATTAAAGATGTATGATAAAATTATAAATCAATCAGAAACTGATAACTATAAATTGTCAATATACATATTTAAAGAAAAATTGCTATCTGATTTAAATGATTTAACATGGATGCTAGAAATTTATTTATCAAAGTTTTTAAATAGAAAATCAAAAACATACAAATTTTTTGAAACATTAAATATCGATTATATAATTAATTTCAATTATACCGATACATATAATAAACTTTATAAAAAAAACATCCCAACTCACTTTATTCATGGGAAAATAAGAAATAATGATAAAGATGCCGTGAATATGGTCTTTGGTATTGGTGATAGTATAAATGAAGATGATAATAATTATGAATTTATTGAATTTCAAAAATATTATCAAAGAATTATTTATAAGACAGGTAATGATTATGCTAAATGGTTAGATAATGATGAAATAATGAATATTTTTATATTTGGTCATTCAGTTAATGAAGTGGATGGGGATATTATTGAAAGATTAGTTACAAGGAAACATACAAATATTTATATCTATTATTATGATCAACAAGCATTAAATAGCATTGTTGCAAATCTAACAAGAATTTTAGGTAAAGATATGATTATTGATTATACTAACAAAAATAAGATTGTATTTTTAGTAAATGATATTAATAATTCATTTAATATTTCTAAGGATACATTAATAGTGAATCATAAAGAATTAATAGAAGTATAGATATGTAATAATAATTAATGTTCAAAATCTTTCATATTTTTATTTATAAATATAAACGTTTACCA
Coding sequences:
- a CDS encoding lipopolysaccharide biosynthesis protein — protein: MTESRTKKTLRNTWFSFIYKISDVVLAFILRTIFIHTLDKAYLGLNGLFTNIMTVLSLMELGVGSAIVFSLYKPLAEKDGGKIAALMQIYKKTYNIIGILVCVVGLVITPFLKYIVNLPNNVSDIYLIYWLSIANTAVTYFLAYRRSLLMADQRNDINIKNQIIFRFTRFIALAIILVTTHNFILYLIADVINTLISNISITCTIKKKYAYVDKAVIEPLTKEEKQDITKYMASGIFSKIGQTIVTSTDNIIISTYLNTLLVGIYSNYSMVINGFDTMIYLFFSNITASIGNFALKKEKEDSEKLFKKINFANYLLAFIVTICMYSLISPFIEMWLGKDFLLSEITVTIIVLNFYISINQYCIANFMGAVGKLYYINRYRSLIEGIVNLFSSVILVKYTNLGITGVFLGTTICFLSGRVWMDAHTIYKHWFKTSFNNYLKMYIKRLVFCFVIALCSKYIIKKFLYLVGLNFFTWLCSALICLIISGTVLILVYAKTDEFKYYLNLIRNIKNKI
- a CDS encoding nucleoside-diphosphate sugar epimerase/dehydratase; amino-acid sequence: MTQFKDKTLLITGGTGSFGNAVLNRFLETDIKEIRVFSRDELKQDNMRHEYQAKYPDVFHKLKFYIGDVRDINSIKNAMHGVDYVYHAAALKQVPSCEFFPIEAVKTNVLGTENVLTAAIESGVKRVVCLSTDKAAYPVNAMGTSKAMMEKVIVAKSRTVDPDKTAIMCTRYGNVLASRGSVVPLFINQIKEGNDLTVTDPTMTRFVMTLEEAVDLVLFAFENGESGDIFVQKAPACTIEVLAKAVKELFNADNEIKVIGIRHGEKMYETLLTDEECANAIDLGNFYRVPADKRDLNYDKYFFEGMVKNTLTQFNSNNTRLMTLKEVKEKLMEVKLVRDELNEWENK
- the wecB gene encoding non-hydrolyzing UDP-N-acetylglucosamine 2-epimerase, whose translation is MEITTDYSNVKWQENDKLKLLIIVGTRPEIIRLAAVINKCRKYFDCILAHTGQNYDYNLNGIFFHDLKLDDPDVYMNAVGDDLGATVGNIINCSYKLMNQIKPDALLILGDTNSCLSAISAKRLHIPIFHMEAGNRCKDECLPEETNRRIVDIISDVNLAYSEHARKYLHECGLPKERVYVTGSPMAEVLHNNLEQIKSSKILEKLSLKEKGYILLSAHREENIDTEKNFLSLFNAINKMAEKYDMPILYSCHPRSKKRLKESGFKLDSRVIQHEPLGFHDYNNLQMNAFAVVSDSGTLPEESSFFTSIGKSFPAICIRTSTERPEALDKACFILAGIDEKSLLQAVDAAAEMNDNSDIGIPVPDYIEENVSTKVVKLIQSYTGVVNKMVWRKY
- a CDS encoding Fic family protein is translated as MKYIQLKKMFHIDENKCNELYFKRFNSETTNHLEIKLNNEYECFYLINDEILSLLDKIYMLNTWLEKTMASDALPNLAKEYLIISTLVEEIRSSNQMEGIYSTRKELKDMLINNTPKNYKRFSGMINKYEKLRKEQFLKLNSVSDIRALYDEILLEDVINEDEKDKPDGVIFRKGSVEISSGTKVIHQGIVGENNIIDMIEKSLKILNNENINFLIRIAVFHYLFEYIHPFYNGNGRMGRFLASGYLANHLNILCALQFSIACTHNNKKYYEAFTLTNDIRNKSDLTVFIIYFLEIYLSGLQELKEKIEDTINVYNYTVKKLCKYVDSKYQSLVELILQVTLFGIEGFTMTQLVKITNYSEQSIRAIIKKINHENNIIKIDQQHKPYKYSINLDVVSKLKEL
- a CDS encoding Abi family protein, yielding MNTTRIHKKSLDIKNRIQKLENRNLILDDSKMLYDFLKKKTTYYHLTSYRFLLDNYDKTMDNYNNHRSNELIALYELDKELSFLFFNEIRTIEQSLRAHIANLCHENDGVTFKLDETNKTVILEENYCKNDNRIKFIADTNFNKNISKQLFNDIYKMKEDPAIKHHLNDYQKIIPLWVIINYVSFGTLVRLIECFTTAKLNEFMKGKSYKKATSAFDPCRTYLKAIQMLRNKISHHSNILGKKSPYHVKGYSYSIYFIGYYGISAWASFLLNDSNTSIRLKKEIKNIIRKINRTYNTTFDFTIFMCKNIK
- a CDS encoding AbiH family protein, with amino-acid sequence MKNVLVIGNGFDIAHGLYTKYIDFYNFCNAIKRVINDKKEIAIREDIKEELLRSEFMKSTANIINNKKIVNDEVLEKMMNICKDNYWLNCIEERNLSNDPHWFDIEGVIADEISKLSYVTNNFDKIAFSRHNVISNENREILKMYDKIINQSETDNYKLSIYIFKEKLLSDLNDLTWMLEIYLSKFLNRKSKTYKFFETLNIDYIINFNYTDTYNKLYKKNIPTHFIHGKIRNNDKDAVNMVFGIGDSINEDDNNYEFIEFQKYYQRIIYKTGNDYAKWLDNDEIMNIFIFGHSVNEVDGDIIERLVTRKHTNIYIYYYDQQALNSIVANLTRILGKDMIIDYTNKNKIVFLVNDINNSFNISKDTLIVNHKELIEV
- a CDS encoding NAD-dependent epimerase/dehydratase family protein produces the protein MKILVTGAKGFVGQNLVASLKNIKDGKDRTRPSLNIEDIYEYDTDSDESLLDTYCKDCDFVFNLAGVNRPKDQSEFMKGNFGFASRLLDTLKKYDNKCGVMLSSSIQATLIGRYADSDYGKSKLAGENLFFDYANEIGTKVYVYRFPNLFGKWCRPNYNSAVATFCYNYAHDLEIQVNDASVELELLYIDDLINEMLDILEDKEHHCIFDGVDAIEDKDGKYCYVPTTHKATLGHIVELLDSFKAQPNTLVMPEIPNNSFAKKLYSTYLSYLPEEKTIFPLKMNIDERGSFTELLKTKNCGQFSVNISKPGITKGQHWHHSKWEFFIVVSGHGLIQERKIGSDEVIEFEVSGDKIEAIHMLPGYTHNIINLSDSEDLVTVMWANESFDPDHPDTYYEEV